The stretch of DNA GGTCTGGAGTTCCTTTCTTGCTATCTCGCGACCCTCATCGTCGACAACGACTAAATGAGCGCCGCATGATAGTCAGCAGTCATAGCACCGCACAACCATCTCAAGGAGGTTGAGCAGGCCTTCATCGATTTGTTCTGTTTCAGTCATTGTATCACCGTTTTATTTGATCATAGGATCGGGTAGGTTCAGGTTTTCGTGCTCTTTGTTCTCGAACACTTGTTTGGCTGCTTTCATCAGGCTTTTCTCAATGCCGCCTATATTGTTATTGGTCGCAACTACGAGGTTTGTTTTCGTTACTATACCTCTTTCGTCTGTCCAATAATGATGAAGCAGCGTTCCTCGTGGGGCTTCCACAACACCCACGCCATTACCCTTCTTGGGTTCAACGTCACTGAGCTTCACATCTGTACTGACAATGTCAGGATCCTGGAGCAGTTTTTCCATCTCTTCAACTGCTTGTATCATCTCGATGACCCGGGCCCAGTGATAAGCAAACGTAGCGTGCGTAGGCCTTCCGAGTTTCTCTCTGAATTCCTCAAGCGCTTCCTGCGCCAGTGGAGTCGGCATCTTATCTGCTACATTGATTCTTGCGAGGCTGTTTGCTCGCCAGACACCCTCTGGATACCCAGCTGGTTTGTAGTAGATATGAGTTGCATAGGAGTGATTAGGAACATGCTCGCCATAGTACTTTCTGTATCTTTTGGCAGGGAAGTTCTCAACGATTTCTCCTTCAGGATTCATAACACGCAAGCGGCCATCATAGATTTCGTAATTTCCGCGGTAGTGCATACCGAGATAGTATGTTGGCACAACTGCGAAATTCTCGATAACGTCCCAGTAATCATCAACAACTTTCTTTGCAAGCTTGACAGTATCAGTGGTCCATTCCTTTAGGTCTTCCATTCTTTCGAGGAAGTTGTCTCTATGTTCCTCTGAGAACGGATTGAGCATACCACCTGGTGTGGCAGTGACAGGATGGATTGATTTTCCACCTATTGCGCAGACCAGGTCTTGGCCGTATTCCATGATTTGGAGAGCAAGCTTACCTACGTCTGGAAGTGACTTGATTATATTGACAACATTACGCTGTGATGGATCTGCGAATGGTCCTGCTAGAAAATCAGGAGCAGCTAGCGCGAAGAAGTGAAGTCCATGGGAGGATAGCTGTTTGGCGTTCAAGAACAACCGGCGAACCTTCTCGGCTGGTTTTGGTGGATTTACATCCCATGCGGCTTCCACCGCTTTCACTGATGCGAGAAGATGTGGCACGGGACAGATACCACAAATCCGCTCTGCTATCCTTGGGACTTCTTCGGCCAGACGCCCTTCTAGGAACTTTTCGAAGAAACGGGTACTGGAAATGTTGAATTGAACGTCCTTCACCTTTCCTCCTTTACCAAGCTTGATTGTAAGTTCTCCATGTCCTTCAAGCCGGGTTACAGGCTCAATCCGGATTGTCCTCTCGTCTGTCATGTGGTCTCCTCCTTTTTCTTTCGAGATGTTATCTTCGAGAGATACGAACTAGCATAATCTGTGAAGTAGAATGAACCAATTGTATCTGGGAAGTATTCTCGGAGTTCTTCGGCGTCCATATCTACGACGGAACCGAGTGCAGAGATTATTTTTGCTCCGTGATCGATTACACCTGGTGGCGGGCCGAAGCACCCCTTGCAGGGTGTGTTAACCTTTGGACATTGGGCTCCACACAAGCTGATAGTAGCGAAGCCAAGGCAAAGGTAGCCCTGATCCAGGAGACATCGGTCTGGGTCTATCTTTCCTTCATGAGTGCGGTGAAACTCTGTTATTGTTTTATGCTCTCGTTCTTTTGGACATTCATCACAGACTGTCTTGTTTGGGAGTTCGTACTCTTCTCCCTGGAGTAAAGCTGTAAGTCCTTCAAGGGTATTCTCAGGTGTGGGAGGACAGCCAGGAATCCTCAACTCGAAAGGTACGATTTCGGTATTCGCCTTTATGTGATCTGTGAAACCTGGCATATTTTCCTCAGGGATTCGTCCATTCGTGACAGTATCGGCTGTCTTGAATTTGCGTTCCATGAGTTCATCTATGCTCCACTGATTCCCAAGACCTTGAACACCACCGTAACACGAGCAAGATCCCCATGCAATGAGAGTCTGGCTTTTTTCCCTCATCACCTTCAGGAGATGTTCATCTTCTTTTGTTCTACAACTTCCTTCGACAAAACCAAATTCAATAGATTGGTCTGGCAGATTTTCAAGATCTTTCAGCTTGTAATCTACAACCGCTGGCCAGTAGACGATTTCCAGTTCAGGAATCACGTCTAACAGACCCAGATGCAAATCAACTAACGATTGGTCACAGCCCCAGCAAGAAGTCAGCTGTGTGAATGCAACGCGCTTGGCCATTCTCAGTCACTCTTCCTGGCTGGATTTGGTCCCAGCTTCTTAATCCGTTTAACCATCTGTCTCACACCTTCAGCAAAAACATCACCTTCAGCGGCACTTGCCCATTGAAGATGAACCCGTTCCGGGTCTATTCCGGCTTGTTGTAGGGCATCCTGAAGAAGTGTATATCTGGCTTTCATCTTGAGATTACCGCTCGTATAATGACAATCTCCTGGATGACAACCTGATATGAGCACTCCATCTGCACCCTGACCAAGAGCTTTGAGGATGAAACTCGGATCTACACGCCCGGTACAATTTACGCGGATAATACGCACATTGGGGGGCATCTGCATTCTGCTAGTTCCTGCAAGATCAGCTCCTGCGTAGGAGCACCAGTTACAACAGAAGGCCAGAATTCTGGGCTCGAAGCTCTCTTTATCGCTACTGTCAGCCTTCATCTCAGTTTTTGCCATTGAGTTC from Candidatus Thorarchaeota archaeon encodes:
- a CDS encoding hydrogenase iron-sulfur subunit; the encoded protein is MKADSSDKESFEPRILAFCCNWCSYAGADLAGTSRMQMPPNVRIIRVNCTGRVDPSFILKALGQGADGVLISGCHPGDCHYTSGNLKMKARYTLLQDALQQAGIDPERVHLQWASAAEGDVFAEGVRQMVKRIKKLGPNPARKSD
- a CDS encoding F420-nonreducing hydrogenase, with amino-acid sequence MAKRVAFTQLTSCWGCDQSLVDLHLGLLDVIPELEIVYWPAVVDYKLKDLENLPDQSIEFGFVEGSCRTKEDEHLLKVMREKSQTLIAWGSCSCYGGVQGLGNQWSIDELMERKFKTADTVTNGRIPEENMPGFTDHIKANTEIVPFELRIPGCPPTPENTLEGLTALLQGEEYELPNKTVCDECPKEREHKTITEFHRTHEGKIDPDRCLLDQGYLCLGFATISLCGAQCPKVNTPCKGCFGPPPGVIDHGAKIISALGSVVDMDAEELREYFPDTIGSFYFTDYASSYLSKITSRKKKEETT
- a CDS encoding Ni/Fe hydrogenase subunit alpha; this encodes MTDERTIRIEPVTRLEGHGELTIKLGKGGKVKDVQFNISSTRFFEKFLEGRLAEEVPRIAERICGICPVPHLLASVKAVEAAWDVNPPKPAEKVRRLFLNAKQLSSHGLHFFALAAPDFLAGPFADPSQRNVVNIIKSLPDVGKLALQIMEYGQDLVCAIGGKSIHPVTATPGGMLNPFSEEHRDNFLERMEDLKEWTTDTVKLAKKVVDDYWDVIENFAVVPTYYLGMHYRGNYEIYDGRLRVMNPEGEIVENFPAKRYRKYYGEHVPNHSYATHIYYKPAGYPEGVWRANSLARINVADKMPTPLAQEALEEFREKLGRPTHATFAYHWARVIEMIQAVEEMEKLLQDPDIVSTDVKLSDVEPKKGNGVGVVEAPRGTLLHHYWTDERGIVTKTNLVVATNNNIGGIEKSLMKAAKQVFENKEHENLNLPDPMIK